The following is a genomic window from Elaeis guineensis isolate ETL-2024a chromosome 10, EG11, whole genome shotgun sequence.
tggactagtgtagctcatattctttttatttttttcttttataaagagATAATGTTAAGATCGATGAAGGATTTAAACTTGGGGATATGCGTAGCAAGCTCGAAAATTTAGTAGcggaagtttaatttattttatgatcatggatttgtagttactTATTTACAAATGTTGAGATTTGGGGTttgtacttgcttttggattttagatgctctgaatcaatattggattaattatttgatgaataatagaattgaatcttttatttgttgaattttagctgattatgattgattggctttatgttatcgtgggtcccatccctcggtagcatggccgtattatgtcctggatttggggcgtgacattttctGTTTGTGAAAACCTGATTGTACATGTAGAATAGAACATGTTGTTTCCTTAGGTTAAAAAATTTCAGCGTAATGAAAATCTAGAAACTATGGAGAGAAGATATAGTTAAGATGGATGAAATCCCCAAACTGAATTAAAATGTGCTTTACTTTGTTGAAACTTGCCTCGATTTCTTTTTGTCTCATATTACCTAGAAAAACATTCTGGTTAAGTGAATGCTATTCACTTTATGTATGTAGATGCACTGtattaataataaaatctacAATCAAGATGCTTTGTTGCCATGTCCATTTTGGTGTTTTCCACCTTGGTAACCTGGAGGTCAAGGTTGGACTTCCATTCAGAAGACATTGGTTGTTCTTTCTTTGGGAACACTTTATTGATCTTTAGGTGATCTTTTTAGGTCCAAAATGAAAACATGCTAGGCTTTTACTATGGCATATGGCCTAGATGCAACCTGGTTGATGATTGGcccaaatcagatctgatttaacATATGAATTAGCAGCACTTGTTTTGAGATTTGACTTTAGCTAAAAGtggattttttttaacaaaaaaagatTGAAAATATGTGGGGCATATATAGAACCTAACTTGGTTTCTAAAATTGATTAGACACCTGGATCTGGATTTCACCTAGATCGACTCTAAGTTAGGCTAGAATATGCCTGATGAATGAGCATTTTAGCATATCTATCAGAAGCTCAGTTTTATCGAGATCTTCATTGCATAATTATGGGTGATGTCTTTGAGTAGGTATGATGCGGTAGctatcatatgaaaattcatgcttATGGTTCCCTATTTGGACAAGCCACTAGTTGGCTAACTTATCTTACTGCAATTTTTCCTGGTTGATCAAGGGAACTAGTTTTTGGTACAAGAATTTGGGGGATGATTAAATAACATGGAAGGGGTAGTTCTGAAATTTTCAGGTCAGATTTTGACTACAGTGCTTGATAGATCATAGGTAGCCAGCTTAGCAACTAGTCTTGAGCTCAGAGACGCTCGATGGCTCGAGAGTTTGACTGATTCAAGTTCAGTTAACTCAATTAAGATCCTAAGCGGCTGGTGAAATAATGGGAAAGATCTAGGAAATGCTTAGATGGTTTTGGGTTGTGCTAGGAATATGATCAGGCTATGTTGACTGTTAGGACTGGGATCAGGTTAAGATAAAAAGAGGATGGTTGCATTTTCTGTCATTGCATTATTCATGATGCAACTCAGATTTTTCTTATTCTTATGTTGAATGCAACACATATTGCATCTACTCTATTATCCTTCATGTGATAGTAATGTTAAGTCAGATGATAACCTTGTTTTGGAAGTTTCTTGTCAGCTGTTGGTAATGGGTAAGCCTGAAATCACGTGTGTTGAGGAAAAGATGCTTGTTGCGCCATATTGACTAGTCAATAAGATCAAATATATTTTCTCGAATCTGCAAACATACAAAGCCTCAAATTTGTACTATCAGTTTACTCAGTTGATATTTTCTGATGTCCCTAGCTACATTTACATGTTTAGCTGCCCATATGAACATCCTGATGGTAAAAAATCTCACTTTTCATGCTTCtgtttaaaaatttatgatattttttgtgGATGCACAAGCATGCATTTGCACATTATCCTGTTGCTTAAATGGAAGATAGAGTCTTCAGTGAAGCAAAAAAATTGTCATATGGTATTGCTTGGAAGAAAGAAATGGGATGGTCTTATGATGTTTATTAGACACAAAGATGAACATTTCTGTCGTAAGAATTTTGGGGGCCCATGAAAATTAACAAGATATATGGTAAGAAAGTACTTGTCAGATTTCAATAGATTGGTGAGAGTTTATGTCATCTCTAGTTTTTATAGCATTATTTCACATTTATAGAAATTTCCCTTAGATGCATATCAGTGACAAAAACTATATCTGGTATAactgaaaaaaattgatcaattctaATTTGCTACTAAAAAGCAATTGGTTACATCGTGACAAAGAAATGCAGCCCTTTCATGTTGATTGCTTTGTAGGCCTCAGGAATTCTATTAGGTTCATTTAGGCTGAAAAGATGGCTTTTACTTGCAAATTGATTATTCATCTCACAACAAAATAAACCTTGATACTTAAACAATGACATCTTCCTGTCCCTTTCTCAACATTAAAAAACCTGAGATGTCATATTGACCAAAGCTCTGTGAAGCAGGCATTATTCTAAaacattttaaaaaataaaaaaatgtttTGCTTCTTTATTCATTTTCAATTTGTAGAAAGGTTTAAATATTGTTGAACCTTTGTGATGATAGTCAAATGGCTTGAAGTATTCAGTATAAGATTGGTACCACACAAATCAAACCTTCTGTTGTCTTTCATGTGGTTCATTACTTGTGGGGTGAGATGGCACGTTTTTGGAGTAACTAACCCATGTTGTTTTAAATTATTGGTAAATTGTGGGCTATAACCAAGGATTCAGATCCCAATGGGATGTCCCGTGGGACACCAAGATCGGATACCATCCCATATGTCAGAACAAGATTGTCCTACCATCGTCCCAGCATTCCGATCAGGATGTCTTAGGACATCCCTTGTCCCAAGTATCGGGATAAGGCAAGATGGTGGTGCGTCTATTCCATGAGAAAATCGGGACAGCTtcgtcccacgggatttaaaatcttgactataaccttttgagGAATATTGAATTATGAATGGCTATCAATGCTAGCAAGGTggtttttcttttcctttgaACAATCTCTTTTTTTTGGTGGACCTTTAGCTATATACGAGGCATCTTGAACTTTTAAACTAAATAACAAATTACCCAATAGCTTTATCTTGGTTTTTTCATAAGCTAATTCAACATCATTATTaaaggaaaggaagaaaagaaaacagtGCAACGACTCATCTTGAGTAAGATGGGATAAAACCACCACTCAGAGAATGGGTTTTAACTTGAAGAATAAGTTGCCAAATATACTCAATGTTTAGCATGTTTTGCTGGCTTGCTTTGAATTCCTGGGCCAGTCAAAATGATGATGGTCGTATATGCTGTATATTCATTGATATTCCCTGGAGCAGACATCTAGCAAAATTTGTAATGTTGTTGTTCCTCTGTACACCATTTTTCATGAAGGACCTACTTTCTTCCAGTGGTGCACATGTGTTTATTGTGTCAAATGGTTGTTTGGAAAACTAGTGGTCTATATTTAGTTATGCAATGATAAATAATGGGAACATTGATGTGAGTAATGATGCCATGAGGCTTCTGCTTGAAAATTTCACTTGTGGTTGATGGGCTATTCATTTTGTTGCTCTACTTACAGGATGAGACTGGTATTTACAAGAATCTACTTCAAGAAACTGCTCATAGAGCTGGGTTGAAATTGCCTGTTTACACCACTATTCGATCTGGACCAGGTTATACACCTGTCTTCACATGCACAGTCGAGCTTGCAGGAATGAGCTTCACTGGTGATGCTGCCAAGACCAAGAAGCAGGCTCAAAAGAATGCTGCCATGGCTGCCTGGTCTGCATTGAAGCAATGTGAGGATAATTTTCCTTTCTCATGTTACAGTTTTGCTTCCTTGTGACACTTAAGCATTCAAGTGTCTCTGAATAGTCGTGCACATAATAACTGAGTCTGCCAAGGTATACGAAAGGTAAATAACAACAATTTGTGAAAGTTAATTTCAATAATGTTAATTAGTCTGAATAATGTTGATATCTGATCATCTTTCTTGCCTTGTGAAAAAGTTGGGCTGTGGTTGGTAGTTTCACTCCTCGAAGATGTTATTGTGTATAGCAAGTTTTACCATATCATGCTGTGACGTGTATGGACATTTTAGATGACATCAATATTCTGGAGTCTGTGGTTTCTTGAGTTATTGGTTTGAGTTATTTCTAGACTTTATCCTTTGTTTTTTCATTCCTTCAGAACCTTGTACCCTGGAGTTATTTTGTGAAATTTTTGGGTGTCTTGACATCACCATTCACATAAAGCTGTTTTATAGAGTAACCAATGTGTTAATAGAATGTGAACTGCCAATAATAGTTGCAAAAAATGTGCCTTTAAACATTCTCTCTTGCTTTTTACTCACTAAAACCAGTGATGGTGTTCTCAGCTCAAGTATTCTGAAAGttgtgcatcttttttttttttttttgagtactgTAGAATAAAAAATTGTAAAAGGTTTGCAAAGAACTTTTGAGCACCACAATTTATCCAGTTTCCAGACCTACAGTTGTTTCCATTACTCATCTTTTGCAGTCCAATCAAAAGAAGAACTTCGATGTGATCACCCATTTCCAGCGTATTTAACAGAAGTTGCAAGGTCCAGAATTTTATTCTCATTCATGTATTAGTAGTATCTAAGCTCATCTAGTTATTATGTTGTTTTTCAGTCTTGCTTCATAGTGCTGCTTCAATTTCTCACTCCTCCCTCAGCACAACATTGTATTTCAAGCTTGCATTTCTAGCCACTGCTGCTATGGCCTGGCTTTCACATGGCTTCAAGGTAGGTTTTCTACTTGTCTTCTTGCACATCAAACTGTATGCTGAGAATCTGGTTAATGTTGTTTTGTTAAAATGCTTGAATCGAGACTGACCACCTTTTTTAGTACGCTTAGCATCCATTGGTGGTTTGTCACTCTTTGATGAATTTGTCCTTCGGACTCCATGTTTGCCTTTTGGCACTGCTTCTAGTTCATCTCTCAATGGTGTTCAATTTCAATTCCTAGTGTTTTCTTCCAGCTTCCCCCTTGCCTTCCCATGCTAGTCTAGTTGCTAACATTGACTGCACCAGCCAACCCACCCCCTGCAAGTCAGGGTTTTAAACAAGCACTTCTAGCTTCCATCTTACATGGATGCTTTAGCTTGTAATTTAAATATTGCAAAGATCAATCTCCTAGTAAATCTCTTAGCAATGCAGCTCaaatttgttcttcttctttgataCTATCATGTGGTTTTCATGGTTACCATTTAAGCATCTTCTTCATTGTCCCGGTTGTATCTCAGCTTGCCTATAGATTCATTTCATCACCAGTGATTACAGCTTCATTTCAGTATGTCAATGACTCATCTTCATTACTGTAGTCTCGACCCCTTTAGGTTGGTGTGCATTCTCAAGTATCTTCTCATCTCATCTTGTATGCTCAACGCCAAAACTCGCCATTTACACGGTGTTGGCTATTCCATGGTTCTTGTCCTACCTTACTGGCATTCCTGCTTGCCCATCAGCTTATCTACTACATGCTACATGTCCTTAATTTTTGCAATGGATTCTTGACATATGATCTACTATGTGTTCGGGGTTGTTTTCAGAGAGAATGTTAAAAATTAGGTTTTTTTGTATGTATTACAATATTGGGATGTTTTCTGTACTATTTATTGATACATTATTTTGGTTCTTGTAGAATCTTCAAATGGACCCTGTCTTACACCCATTTCCTGTAGCATGCTCACTTCGGTATGACTATTATCCTATGTATAGGGGGATGCGACCTGTATCTCCACCATCTTTTTTGAAACCTTGGACCAAGATCCATTTTCTGTCGTAGCTGTATTTAATCATTTTTGTGGCACAAATCaacaaaatttatattaattttacgATAAAACTTAAAAGCTTTGAGTGGCTGCATGCATGAGGCTCCTGGTCATCTGTGTGTCCATCTCTATGTTGTTTGGTTTTCTCCCTTCAATTCAATTAAAAGCTGCAAATCTTGATATGGTCTGCTGGTTGCAACCCATCAAATGATATATGTGTGGCTACATGGAATCAGGACTTCTCCCATCATTCCATCATGACTAAGCTGCAACCCACGTCCAAAGGAGTCATTCTCTCACAGTCTCACTTCTTTTATGCCACCAAAATCAAGCCTCGCAACCTGCATCTCTCTTTTCAGCAAACTAAAACTTCTTATACAATGACTAAAATCTTGTGCAAATAAAAGTGGGATATCTCTAGGATAGGCTCTTCTTCCATACATTTGCCTTAAGCATTGCATATGCTAAACTCTACTCCTGTACGGTAATCACATGCTTGAATGGAGGATAATAACATGTGAAGTAGCAGGATTCCAACAACAACTCAAAGCTAAAATGGGTCTCAGCTAGCCTGAAAAAGATAATAGAATCTCCAAAAGTAATGTATGGAATGATTCAGCTGCAAATTTTGAAGGGATAAATTCAACCTCCATAATGGTTTTGAATTGGCAATACATGCTTAGCTACAGTCCTATAAATATTCGTTCTTCTTTGCTTGGATAATTACAAGAATCCTGTGAGGGTTTGGAATATGGGAATATGTTCTGGCGGATAGTTGGGCAACAGACCGCAAATAGCGGTTTTACATGCAATAGTGACGTGATAAATTCGCCTTATTATAAATTTGACCCTTCCATGTGTAATAGTCCACCAATCATATAAGAATAATGCTAATGCTTATTTCAGTCGCttgtttttatttttcaattctaCTTTGCAGTGCCTCATTTAggctcttcatcatcatcatcaccatTGGAACATGAGGGCAATGGCGAACGAGAACAAGTCACTATTGCTCGTGCTCTCGCAAGTTTGGATCGGTCAGAAGGAAACAAATTTACTTCTCAAAATGACTGTCAGTGTTATCGGCAGAGGCCAGCTCCTATTCGAAAAGATATGCATCAAGCAGCCAATGTATCTTTCTATCCCATGCCTTTTCAGGGTTGGACATACCCGAGTTTCTCACAAGGAGCAGCAATGTACCAAATGTGGCAGCAAGCACAAGCATCTCAACAACAGACTCACTTGTTGACACTACCAGCTCCCCAGCATCCCATCAATTCTAGATTTTTCCCAATTCTGCGGTCCGTATACCAGCCAACTCATCAACGATTCTTCCCATCAGTTGAGCTAGAATCTGTTAGTTCTATCCCTTGCTTCATGGATTCGGCTCCCGTCCTTCCGGTGTACTTCTCAGACTATTCTGTATCTCATCCACGCATAAGTCGATCCCAGGCGACCATACAAGAGATACGCGAGGAACAAAACCGAGGGGAAGGGAAGGAATGGCTCAATCTCCCACTGGAATCAGCAGTATTCTCTTCATTTGATATTTCAGATTCCAATCTTCCACTGGATGATGGTGGTCCTGTGCCAAAAGTTCAGGAGCCACCTGAAGATAAAGAACAAAATAGTTCACATGGCAGCACAGAAGTATCACCTGAGAGAGAAACCAATAATGCTCCTGGTTTCAAGCCAGTCATGCATACTTCTAATGCATCAGTGGATCGTATAAAGATTCAGGAATGTCAGCGGGTGGAGAGAAGCCAAAAGAAACCATTTGAATGGGTGCATGGGGTGTCAATTTGGCCAGGGCCATCAACCCCAAACCATCCTCCAAATTTGCAACAGGATATAAATTCCTTCAACCCTATCCAGTCTGTCCGTGGAGTCCATCATCCATCATCAAGTTCTTCCAGTCTGCCCAGGGGATTTAGTCGTCCTATGGCAGCGACGACAACAACTGCAGTTCCAATACATTCATCAGGTCCCAAAGCTGAAGCATTTAGACCTCGAGTCCCATCACTGGCTGCCCCGGTGACAATC
Proteins encoded in this region:
- the LOC105059953 gene encoding double-stranded RNA-binding protein 2; the protein is MYKNQLQELAQRSCFNLPSYVCIREGPDHAPRFKATVNFNGEIFESPSFCSTLRQAEHAAAEVALNMLSKRGPSRSLAAKVLDETGIYKNLLQETAHRAGLKLPVYTTIRSGPGYTPVFTCTVELAGMSFTGDAAKTKKQAQKNAAMAAWSALKQLPHLGSSSSSSPLEHEGNGEREQVTIARALASLDRSEGNKFTSQNDCQCYRQRPAPIRKDMHQAANVSFYPMPFQGWTYPSFSQGAAMYQMWQQAQASQQQTHLLTLPAPQHPINSRFFPILRSVYQPTHQRFFPSVELESVSSIPCFMDSAPVLPVYFSDYSVSHPRISRSQATIQEIREEQNRGEGKEWLNLPLESAVFSSFDISDSNLPLDDGGPVPKVQEPPEDKEQNSSHGSTEVSPERETNNAPGFKPVMHTSNASVDRIKIQECQRVERSQKKPFEWVHGVSIWPGPSTPNHPPNLQQDINSFNPIQSVRGVHHPSSSSSSLPRGFSRPMAATTTTAVPIHSSGPKAEAFRPRVPSLAAPVTIRTAVPVFSARPGAVNPTTRARASLMAPAVCVRSVVPVCSAPPSRTPDSSQIGSQEPEGISAVNSEFGKLQI